From the Fusobacterium ulcerans ATCC 49185 genome, the window AGTATCATTCTTACACCATTATATACAATTGTAACTCCAACTGCAAAACTTAAAGCAGAAGTAAGAGCAAAAACTATATAATTCTTTCCACCAGATAAAGTTTCTGTATATTCTGGTCCAGCTGCAATAGCTGCAATAAGATAGAATACAATCATAGTTATAGCTGTAGATATAGTACTGTCTCTCAAGAAATTTACTTTTTCAGGGATAACTATATTTTCTGTACTATTTTCTTTATCACCTATTTTTTCTCCAATAAATGCTGATAGATAATATCCTAAAGAACCAAAATGTCCCATAGCTATTCCATCATCATCAGTTACAAGATCTGTATATCTTTGCCCTATACTTGGAGATATAGCTGACCATGCTCCTAATAAAATTCCACCTATAAGAATAAGTGTAGTTCCTTTCATTCCTGAAGTAGAAAGAACTGCTGAGAACATACAAGCCATAAAAAAGCTGTGGTGTCCTGTTAAGAATATATATTTGAATTTAGTTACTCTTGCTATTATAATGTTGATAATAAGTCCTGCAACTAATATAAACATTGTTTCTTTACCAAGAATATTTTGAGCAATAGAAACTATTGCTTCATTGTTGGGTACTACTCCTGTAATTCCAAATCCTTTTTCTATCATTTTTCCTAGTGGATCAAGATTTTTAACAATGAAATCTGCTCCAGCTCCAAGCATTATATATCCTAGTATTGGTTTCAAAGTTCCAGTTATAAGTTTATTAAATGGTTTTTTTAAAGCAATTAACCCTACAAGTGACATAAGTCCCAATAAGAATGCTGGATTAGTAAGTATATCATTTCCTATAACATTTAAAAAATTCATTCTTTTCCCTCCTAAATATTTTTTTATATAAGTTTTATTTTACTAATTCCTTAATTTTATCTAATACATCTTCTTTAATTTTTTTCTTATTTGTATAACTTCTAATTTCTGCTACATTATATCCAGTTAATTGATCTGCAAGTTGTTTTACTGTTACAATTAAATCTGCTCCTTTTCCTGCCACAGAGTTAAAGTCTGATGATGATACATCTGCTTCTATTCCTTCTTCTTTACATATTTCTTCAATCTTCATAGCACACATCAAACTACTTCCAATTCCATTTCCACATACAGTTAATATTTTTATCATTATTACCACTCCTTTATATATTTATCTTTAAAGTTTAAATTAAATCCATTATTTCTTGAACAGTTTTTGTTTCAATAATTTCCTCTATTTTGTCCTCATCTTCTATCAATTCCATAAGTTCCATAAGAGTTTCTATATGAGAATCATTATTTACTGCTCCTAACACAAAGAATACGTATACTTTTTCCTCTTCTCCTTCAAAAACAACTCCTTCATTTATCTTCAGCATAGATACACAATTTTTATTTACTCCATCTTCTGGTCTAGAATGTGGCATCGCTACTTTTGGTGCAATTACTATATATGTTCCAAACTTATTTACATTGGCTATCATTGCATCTATATATGAATTTTCAACACTTCCATCTTCTACTAATGGTTTTGCTGCTAAAGTTATTGCTTCTTTCCAGTCATTTACATTTTCTACTATATTTACCCTTCCCTTAACTGCATCTTTCAACATCTTGATATCTCCTTTTGACCTTGTTAATACAATTGTACCCTGCACCTCAATTATTTTAAAGATTCTATTTTATTCAAAAAAAATGACTGGTCAGTAGACCAGTCATTTTAGTTAGTTAAATATTTTATTACATCTTTTGCAGTTTTGCTTCTTCTTATTTTTTCTTCCAGATTATTTTCTTCAATTTTTTCTACAATTTCTATTAGACCATCCAGATGTTCTCTTTCATCTTTTACACAGAAACATATTACTACTCCAATTTTACCTTCATCTAAAAAATCTATTCTTTTATCATAAGTAACTATAGAGAAAGCTGTTTTTTTCACTAAATCTTTTGACTTTGTATGAGGAAAAATAACATTTGGAATAAGCATTATATAGTTTCCAAAGTCATCTACCAGCTTTATCATATTATCAATATATTCCTCTTCTATACATCCATCTTTCAGCAACAATTCTCCTGCTTCTCTTATAGCTTCTCTCCAATTTGAAGCTTTTCCTTTTAATTTTATTCTTTTTTCTGATAGCAGGTCAGAGATTGTAATTTTTTTATGAAAAAGATCATCTATCAGCTTACTATCCAGAAAAGCTTTTAAAGCTCCTAACAGTTTATCATCTGCTTTTATCTTACTATTTTTCTCAATTACTTCTACTAATTCTGAAAATATTATTTTTTTGCTATCTCTTGATATAGGATAATTATCTAATTTTGCCATATCCTCTTTATTTAAAATAGGATTTACTTTTATAATAGTTTTATCAGTTTCAAAATCATCTAATGGAATGGTTGTCAGTATCAAATCTATATCAGTTCTTTTATTCACTTTCTCTAAAAGATATCTAGGAATAGTATCTATAATTTCCACTCTGTACATATCTTTTAGTTGTTGAGCCAAAAGTTTAGAACTTCCATATCCTGAACCACATACAACAAGTACTTTCACTTTTTCACGTTTCTTTTTTATATTTCTGTCTATGGCAGCTTTAAAATGGATTGTAATAAAAGCTATTTCATCATTTGTAAATTTATTATCTATAAAATCTTCAAGTTCTCCTACACTTCCTTTTATCAATGAGAAAAGATTAGGATAACTTTCTACAACTTCTTCATAAATAGTATTTTCAAGTTCTATTCCATTTTTCAGTCTATAGATAGTTGGCTTTATATGATTTACTAGGCCTGTCATAAGAGTTTCATCTGCTGATATATTCACATCTAATTTTTCATTTATCCTGTTTATAAAATTCTTTACTATCATTTCTATCTCTACCCAGTTTTCATAATATGAGTATGAGATATTATATGTATGGCTCCCTAAAAAATAATCTGTTATCTTTAGGTATTCTTCTTCTGAAAGTTCTATCTCATAGAATCCTTCTAAAAGTGCTCTTGATTTTTCTACACATTCAAATTCAGATGTATTTTTTAAAAAATTACAATTCTTTATACTTGTTATTTTATGTCCTTTTTTATTAAAATATATAGCAAGTATCAAATACTTAGATATGATATCAAAAGCTTCATCTGACACTATTTTATTCATGAGTTTTTGGCAGTAATTTATAAAAAGTTTTACTCCCTCTATATCTATCTCTTCAAAATAATTATCAAGTATATTTTTTAAGAAACTGCTGTTGGCCTTTTTTACCATATTCATAATCTTTAAAGTACATTGACGAATTTTTTCTTCTTCCCCTGTCACCCCAAGACCTTTTTTATGTAAAAGCTCCAACTCTAAATTATATTCATCCAGCACTTTTTTTATATCTCTCAAATGAACTTTTATTGTACTTCTGCTTGTATCAAGTTCTTCTGATATTATATTTTGATTAATCTCTCTTTCAAAGCATATTTTCAATAATATATATATTTCTCTCTCTTTTGGAGAAAAAATATAGTCCTGCCTACTTTCATTAAGATATTTTTCCAATGCTGTATAATCATCAACAAAGCATTCACCTTTAGAAATGATGAATTCAAATCCATCTTTTGCTGAAAGTTCTTTCTGTATCTTTTCTATCTCATATCTTATGCTTCTTTCACTCAAATGAAAATTATCTGAAAGTTCTTTCAATGATACATTTCTTTTTTCTTTGAGTAAAAAGTGCAGCAAATCTATTGATTTTCTTGACAGCATATTCTCCTCCTTATATCTAATTATAAAAAATTATACCTTAAAAAGCTCTAATATGCAATTTAAAAAAGTTTTGTTCAAAGTTTAAAATAGCAAACATTCTAACAGGCTGAGTTTTTGTTTTATGAGAAAATACTTGCATTAACTTATCAAAATCTATCTTCTCCAAAATTTTGCTAAATTCTTTCACAAAATCATATTCAAAAACTTGGTATTCTATGAGATGAAAACCTTTAGGTTAAGTTAAATTAAAAAAGTGTTATTATGAATTATTTAAGTATATTTACAAAAAATTTTAAGTACTTTATACCTTTTTTATTAAAAAAAATGCTGAGAAGATAAAAATCCATTCAGCATTTCTGTATAGTCCATTCAAAAAATGAAACAGCCCTATTTATCATTGATATTTACTATTTCTTATTTACTTCTGAAATATAAATCTTTGAATTCATTTTTCTTGTAATAGCTATTGTTTTGTCAGTATCAACCTTTGATAAAATAAATCTTCTAGATATTATATCCTTTCCAATATGCACTTCTACATTTGGTTTAGAGCTAATCGAATCTGTATGAATTGTATTTATTTCACTCCAGCTCCACATATTATGGAACTGAACTCCACAGATAGTATAAAGAATATCCACACCCTCTTGTGAAATTATATGTTTTCTATCAGAAAAAGTAGCAAGAATCATAACAATTCCAAATGGAAAATAAAATAAATTATGATTTATAATAGAGCTATAAATAGTATAAACACCCAAAATTATAATACCAACTTTTACCCATAGTTTTTGTTCTGTTATAATTCCATAATATTTCATAGTATTTCTCCTCTTACATTAAATAGTATTAACTATCTTTCTGTAAACCATTAAAATTATCAGCACTTCTTTTCCTTGCCAGAGCTCTCATAGCCTTTTCATATGCTTCTTCAGGTGCCTCAGCAGGTCCACGACCTTTTTTCAGATTGCCAAATACATTAGTTCTTGAACCATCAGCATATAAAATATTTCCTCCCCAACTTAAAGTAACAATAGCATAAATAGGGTTTATTATATTCATAAAGCAATATGGTAAGTATGAAAGTGTTGGAACTCCAAGTACTGCTGCATGATATGCCCCACAAGATGACCAAGGAATAAGTGGTGACCATAAAGTTCCACCATCTTCAAGTGTTCTTGAAAGCATATTTCTACCAAGTCCCATTTTATCAAAGTTATCTTTATACATTGATGCAGGAATTATTAATCCTAAGTATTGGTCACACATAGTTGTGATACAAAACATTGAAGTTGTGATTGTAACAATGACTAACTGGAATGGAGTCTTAACTTTCTTTATTAGCCCACCAAGAAGTGATTCTACTGAACCTATCTTTTGAAGTATTCCACCAAAAGCAACAGCAACTATTACAAGATTGTTAGTCCAAAGCATACTATCCATACCACCTCTATTTACAAGCTTTGTAAATAGTGCATTTCCTGATTGAGCTTCATATCCATAGTGTAACATTTTTATACAGTCAGCAATTCCAGCTCCTTGGAAGATTAAAGCAAATACACACCCAAGCAATGAAAGCAGTACTACTGAAGGAATAGCTGGCATCTTTATTACTGCTACTACTATAATCAACAAAATAGGAACAAGAAGAATTGGACTCATGTATCTATAATGCTCAAGAATTGCACCTGATAGCTCATTTGCAAGTGTAGGATCATAAGTTTCAACCTTTGAAAGTGAAAAAAACGCATATATAATTATTGCCATAATTAGACTTGGTAAAGTTGTAGTTACCATAGCAGCCACATGATCAAAAAGACCAGTCTGTGCAGAACCTGCAGCTAGATTTGTTGAGTCTGAAAGTGGTGAAAATTTATCCCCACAACATGCTCCTGAAAGAATAGCTCCTGCAATAAGTGCTGGATTTAGCCCCATTGTTGTACCTATCGCCATAAATGCAATTCCAAGCGTTGCTGTTACAGTCCAAGCTGATCCAAGTGCAATCCCTACAACTGCACAAAGAATCGTTACAAATGGAAGGAATATAGCTGGTGTAAATAACTTTAATCCATAATACACTACTGCGGGAATAGTACCACATGCAGTAAATGAACCAATCAAGCATCCAACAAGAAGAATGATAATTATTGCTTCAAGTGACTGATTAACAGCTTCAAGACCTGCTGCAAGCATTTCTTTGTAGTTATATCCACACAACTTCCCAATAATCATGGCAACTCCACATGAAAGTGTTACAGGAATATGAGGGTCAAGTCCCCATCCCAGCACATAGTTTGTAATCATTACTGTCAGAAGAAAAATAATAGGAATAATAGCTTCCACTTTGTTTGGTAGTCTGACTTTTCTGCTCTTTTCACTCATTGA encodes:
- the nhaC gene encoding Na+/H+ antiporter NhaC yields the protein MSEKSRKVRLPNKVEAIIPIIFLLTVMITNYVLGWGLDPHIPVTLSCGVAMIIGKLCGYNYKEMLAAGLEAVNQSLEAIIIILLVGCLIGSFTACGTIPAVVYYGLKLFTPAIFLPFVTILCAVVGIALGSAWTVTATLGIAFMAIGTTMGLNPALIAGAILSGACCGDKFSPLSDSTNLAAGSAQTGLFDHVAAMVTTTLPSLIMAIIIYAFFSLSKVETYDPTLANELSGAILEHYRYMSPILLVPILLIIVVAVIKMPAIPSVVLLSLLGCVFALIFQGAGIADCIKMLHYGYEAQSGNALFTKLVNRGGMDSMLWTNNLVIVAVAFGGILQKIGSVESLLGGLIKKVKTPFQLVIVTITTSMFCITTMCDQYLGLIIPASMYKDNFDKMGLGRNMLSRTLEDGGTLWSPLIPWSSCGAYHAAVLGVPTLSYLPYCFMNIINPIYAIVTLSWGGNILYADGSRTNVFGNLKKGRGPAEAPEEAYEKAMRALARKRSADNFNGLQKDS
- a CDS encoding PTS sugar transporter subunit IIA, translating into MLKDAVKGRVNIVENVNDWKEAITLAAKPLVEDGSVENSYIDAMIANVNKFGTYIVIAPKVAMPHSRPEDGVNKNCVSMLKINEGVVFEGEEEKVYVFFVLGAVNNDSHIETLMELMELIEDEDKIEEIIETKTVQEIMDLI
- a CDS encoding BglG family transcription antiterminator, with protein sequence MLSRKSIDLLHFLLKEKRNVSLKELSDNFHLSERSIRYEIEKIQKELSAKDGFEFIISKGECFVDDYTALEKYLNESRQDYIFSPKEREIYILLKICFEREINQNIISEELDTSRSTIKVHLRDIKKVLDEYNLELELLHKKGLGVTGEEEKIRQCTLKIMNMVKKANSSFLKNILDNYFEEIDIEGVKLFINYCQKLMNKIVSDEAFDIISKYLILAIYFNKKGHKITSIKNCNFLKNTSEFECVEKSRALLEGFYEIELSEEEYLKITDYFLGSHTYNISYSYYENWVEIEMIVKNFINRINEKLDVNISADETLMTGLVNHIKPTIYRLKNGIELENTIYEEVVESYPNLFSLIKGSVGELEDFIDNKFTNDEIAFITIHFKAAIDRNIKKKREKVKVLVVCGSGYGSSKLLAQQLKDMYRVEIIDTIPRYLLEKVNKRTDIDLILTTIPLDDFETDKTIIKVNPILNKEDMAKLDNYPISRDSKKIIFSELVEVIEKNSKIKADDKLLGALKAFLDSKLIDDLFHKKITISDLLSEKRIKLKGKASNWREAIREAGELLLKDGCIEEEYIDNMIKLVDDFGNYIMLIPNVIFPHTKSKDLVKKTAFSIVTYDKRIDFLDEGKIGVVICFCVKDEREHLDGLIEIVEKIEENNLEEKIRRSKTAKDVIKYLTN
- a CDS encoding PTS ascorbate transporter subunit IIC, whose amino-acid sequence is MNFLNVIGNDILTNPAFLLGLMSLVGLIALKKPFNKLITGTLKPILGYIMLGAGADFIVKNLDPLGKMIEKGFGITGVVPNNEAIVSIAQNILGKETMFILVAGLIINIIIARVTKFKYIFLTGHHSFFMACMFSAVLSTSGMKGTTLILIGGILLGAWSAISPSIGQRYTDLVTDDDGIAMGHFGSLGYYLSAFIGEKIGDKENSTENIVIPEKVNFLRDSTISTAITMIVFYLIAAIAAGPEYTETLSGGKNYIVFALTSALSFAVGVTIVYNGVRMILSELIPAFQGISQKLIPNAIPAVDCAVFFTYAPNAVLIGFISSFIGGVIGMVILGAVGAVLIIPGLVPHFFCGATAGIYGNATGGKKGAIVGAFVNGLLLSFLPAMLLPVLGNIGFQNTTFGDFDFGVLGILIGKSTSSIGTAGIYIIVAILLAVLIIPSFIKTKTNVINAKDEY
- a CDS encoding PTS sugar transporter subunit IIB; the protein is MIKILTVCGNGIGSSLMCAMKIEEICKEEGIEADVSSSDFNSVAGKGADLIVTVKQLADQLTGYNVAEIRSYTNKKKIKEDVLDKIKELVK